A window of Streptomyces broussonetiae genomic DNA:
ACGACCGCGATGGTGCCGGAGCTGAGCGCGACCGGCTGGAGCAGCGTGGAGCCGCCGGGCACGGAGGACGTGGAGGCCCGGCCCATTCTTCGTACCGCCTGGATGTCGCGGTCGGCCGCGCGCTGTCTGCCGAGGTCGAGCGCGGGGCGGCCGTCGGCGGCGGCCAGGTGCACGGCCATCCCTGAGTCGGCGCCCGCGGAGGCCACCACCCGCTCCAGCTTGTCCCGGTCGGTGGTGATGGACAGCGCGGGCGCGACGGCGGCGGCCTCCCGCTCGGCATTGGAGAACGCCCGGTCCCGGGCCATCTCCTTGACGACCAGCCCGAGCGGGACCGCGAAGGCGACCACGACCATCGTGGTGACCGCCAGGCAGACCTTGACCAGGGCCCACCTCATCGCGCCGGCCCCCCGACCCCGTCGGCCCCGTCCTCGACAGGCGGTTCGATCTTCACGCCCACGCCCCGCAGGGTGTGCAGATAGCGCGGCCGGGCGGCCGTCTCCCCCAGTTTCCGGCGCAGCCAGGACAGATGGACATCGATGGTCTGGTCGTCACCGTAGGACTGCTGCCAGACCTCGGCGAGCAGTTCCTTGCGCGGGACGACGACCCCGGGCCGACCGGCCAGGAAGGCGAGCAGGTCGAACTCGCGGCGGGTGAGGTCGAGGCGGGCGCCGTCCAGCTCGGCCTGGCGGCGCAGCGGGTCCACGGTCAGACCGCCGACCCGCAGCACCGGGGAGGGCGGGGCCTCGGCGCCGGCGGCGCGGGAGCGGCGCAGCACGGCAGCGATCCGGGCGGAGAGGTGCTCGACCGAGAACGGCTTGGTCAGATAGTCGTCCGCCCCGGCGTTGAGCAGCCGGACTATCTCCGTCTCGTCGTCCCGGGCGGTGGCGATGATGACCGGCACGTCGGTGATGCCGCGCAGCATCTTGAGCGCCTCGGAGCCGTCCAGGTCCGGCAGTCCGAGGTCCAGGATGACCACGTCGAAACGGAAATGGGCGACCTCGCGCAGCGCCTCCAGTGCCGTACCGACACTGCGCACGGTGTGTGCGGCGTCGGTCAGATGCCGGATGAGCGCCGAGCGTACGAACTGGTCGTCCTCGACCACGAGCACACTTGCCATGCGCCGCACCGTACGCCATGCGGACCGACCCGGTCCGGGCCTGTGGACAACTCCGGGCTTGTGGACAACCCGTGTGGGTCGTGAGGCAGTATGGCCCCCGATGCGCAGAGGACTCGTACCGGTGATGGCGTGGCTGCTCGCGACGGGAGCGGCGGTGACGCTGTCGTGGTGGGGTGTGCACACGGTCATGGCGGGCACGGCGTACGACCCGCCGCGGGCCCTGCCGATCACGGACGGCGACGCCACCACGCAGGGCTCGAAGGCCCTGGCCCCGCCGACGCCCCGGCCGTCCCCGTCGAAGCGGCCCTCGACGGGCCCGGCGACGCCGTCCCCCACGCCCACGCGTCCGCCGAGCCCCTCCGCCTCCGCCACGGCCACCGCATCCGGCCAGGTCAAGGCGTACGACACCACCGGCGGCCGGGCGGTGTTCGAGCTGGGCACGGCCGACGCCACGCTCGTCTCGGCGACCCCGGGGACCGGCTGGTCGATGCAGGTGTGGAAGACCGCGACCTGGATCCGGGTGGAGTTCAGCCGGGGCACGGACCGGGTGTCGGTGTTCTGCACCTGGCACGACGGGCCGCCGCATGTGGAGGTCGGGAACTACTGACCGCGGCGCCGATCGGCGCGGGAGGCTCAGCGGAACACCGAAGGCGGCGGCGCCGGGGAGGCCACGGCCGCCGCGTCCGTCACGGGAGCCGCGCCGCCGGTGAAGTCGGTGAGCGGCTTGCCGTGTTCGACGCGGCCCGGGTGCGGGTCGGAGGCGGCGCGCCGGGTGAGTTCGGCGAGCGGCAGCGGGGCG
This region includes:
- a CDS encoding response regulator transcription factor, with translation MASVLVVEDDQFVRSALIRHLTDAAHTVRSVGTALEALREVAHFRFDVVILDLGLPDLDGSEALKMLRGITDVPVIIATARDDETEIVRLLNAGADDYLTKPFSVEHLSARIAAVLRRSRAAGAEAPPSPVLRVGGLTVDPLRRQAELDGARLDLTRREFDLLAFLAGRPGVVVPRKELLAEVWQQSYGDDQTIDVHLSWLRRKLGETAARPRYLHTLRGVGVKIEPPVEDGADGVGGPAR